The nucleotide window GATCTTAAGTAAAATTGGAGTTTAAATGctattaatctaaaaaaaaaatgaagatatgTCATACTTCTGATCGAAGTGTGTTGAAGCGAGCATCGGCGCTCTCAACCGTCTCCTCCACATGTTGGCTTATGGCATCAGGATCAATTTGGATCTTGTAGCTTTCAATTGCATTCCTGATTTCAAAGTGAAAGGCAGCATCGATGACACTTTTCCAAGATCGTCTGAGGTGTCTTAGATCCCCTTTGTGAAATTGAAGATCTTTGAAGAGGAATTGCTGCTTCTTAAGTTTGAATGTCAATGACGTGGAGTCAAATTCCCCAGCTTTAATCTTTGTTAGTTCCTTCTCCAAATGACTCATGAATGTTTCAAATTCATCGTGATCTGTTTAAAGGAATATAATGGTCAAatagttaaatgttttaaagcatTCAAAATGGTCAAAAAATACCAGATTATCTAGACTTTGATACATTGACAGGATCCTGTAATAATTACAAGTTGGGGTTATTCCAAACCACATGTAGCTTTCTGTTGTCTTACTTAGAATTCTTTTCAACTCTCAGTAAATAGTATTTTATAgtaatctggaaaataaatgaaaacttTCTCTCACCTTTTCGGAACTTCTGCAATTCTAGATGCAGATCCTCAATCacgtttaattgagaatctgcacTTGATAAAGCGGATTCGTACTCCTCCATCAAGACATTCAAGATCTCCTGCAGTGCAACTTCCTCGTCTCGCAAAGGGTCCTGGACATTTTGTTCCAGGAAAGTCTGAGCTGCCTCTGTGGCCAAAACCAACTCTTGCTCTTTCCGGGACAACTTTTGGTGATGTTcctagaaaagaaacaatcctaGGTTCATTTTTATTGCTCCAAGTTGTCTTGGGGGAGGTAAGGTTTCTATTTATTGcatttgcaattgaaataaaatattcaggtttcccaatttattaaaaatcagggtACCAAAACACCCTTAAATACACATAGGAAACGTATTTCAAGTCAAGAAACCTAAACGGTTTTATCCTTTCGGAGGTTTAATCAACTACCGTGATCTACAATTCTTTGCTTGTGTCAAAGGATGAATCCTGCTGAGATGGAATAGAAtatattccatatttaatttgactgacaagaaaataaatcctcTCCTTCAGTATTTGTACACAGTCCCTTCCCCGTCAAACAGACTTACTTTAAACTTAAGCACATTAAACTTTTGTCATTTGAATGATCTCATCCTTACCTTTCCATTCAGGGatttaatattctttcatgaTTTAAAAGAGAACACGTGAAATCTAACTAGAGTTGACTGTGATCTAGTCAGGAGAATGTGAACTaatttgtaactgtgtaagaatacacccttctcactgtagtaaatgtcgtgcaccactgtgggg belongs to Narcine bancroftii isolate sNarBan1 unplaced genomic scaffold, sNarBan1.hap1 Scaffold_166, whole genome shotgun sequence and includes:
- the LOC138750561 gene encoding microtubule-actin cross-linking factor 1-like isoform X3 — its product is MEEEDDAMGSFAEMGERLNDHQQGLKEHHQKLSRKEQELVLATEAAQTFLEQNVQDPLRDEEVALQEILNVLMEEYESALSSADSQLNVIEDLHLELQKFRKDHDEFETFMSHLEKELTKIKAGEFDSTSLTFKLKKQQFLFKDLQFHKGDLRHLRRSWKSVIDAAFHFEIRNAIESYKIQIDPDAISQHVEETVESADARFNTLRSECIGLGTRLGKKLFEQWQEKADELRLWLERIETERRMVQLEAISNPEILQQELENVMVLQGEISEHEDGVEKLQEAAKCLLSLSIDVVPNVLQLRKTTATIEQRFQLLREETSEQKRTLERRNVQVEDLEDS